In one Choloepus didactylus isolate mChoDid1 chromosome 1, mChoDid1.pri, whole genome shotgun sequence genomic region, the following are encoded:
- the LOC119521991 gene encoding LOW QUALITY PROTEIN: male-specific lethal 3 homolog (The sequence of the model RefSeq protein was modified relative to this genomic sequence to represent the inferred CDS: deleted 2 bases in 1 codon) translates to MTSSGQDPAGACPFANKIGQRRGLVHLVSRGRDRCVGFCARRQRWPRTERAGTLALHHSSTCTAQRRRLPVGRADQRTQIVHVIVGKDEKRRRIPEYLNHFNGWNRSWGRWAAEDHVLPNTNENQRLQPIFSRKAVARLTRKGRKKCCRFPGVQCVLKSLPVEEKDENAENSISSSSADSIKKDARIRNKESDIKEKTEVKALELHTKREMEERTITIDIPEVLKKQLEDDCYYINRRKRLVKLPCQTNIITILESYVKHFAISADFSANKRPRHHHTMPHTNINVHYIPAEKNVDLCKEMVDGLRITFDYSLPLVLLYPYEQAQYRKVTTSKFFLPVKESAINTTRNQEELPPSPPLMNPPTPQSTESQPTTGKPATPKRCKAEPEGLRSLRRSTRHTSSNDRMCESSASLQSRRGYTDLFATMLPKLLLQLEKMTPVPSRSLSPILLTPDKEGSAVFAGSEGRRYNEINEVLSWKLMPDNYPPSDQPPPPSYIYGSQHLLRLFVKLPEILRKMSFSGKNLKALLKHFDLFLRFLAEYHDDLFPESAYVVACEAHYNTKNPRAIY, encoded by the exons ATGACCTCCTCAGGTCAGGATCCTGCTGGCGCTTGTCCTTTTGCCAACAAAATTGGACAGAGGA GGGGCCTCGTGCATCTGGTGTCGCGCGGCCGGGACCGCTGTGTCGGTTTTTGCGCGCGACGCCAGCGCTGGCCACGCACTGAGCGGGCCGGGACCTTGGCCTTACATCACTCCTCCACCTGCACAGCCCAGCGCAGGCGGCTGCCTGTGGGGCGCGCTGACCAACGGACCCAGATTGTCCATGTTATTGTTGGGAAAGACGAAAAAAGAAGAAGGATCCCAGAATATCTGAACCATTTTAATGGTTGGAACAGAAGCTGGGGCAGATGGGCAGCTGAAGATCATGTGCTTCCTAacacaaatgaaaaccaaagattGCAGCCTATATTTTCAAGAAAAGCTGTAGCTCGCCTgactagaaaaggaagaaagaagtgcTGCAGATTTCCAGGTGTCCAGTGTGTCTTAAAAAGCCTCCCTGttgaagaaaaagatgaaaatgctgAAAATTCAATAAGCAGTTCCTCTGCTGACAGTATAAAGAAA GATgccagaataagaaataaagaaagtgaTATTAAGGAAAAGACTGAAGTGAAAGCACTAGAGCTGCACACAAAAAGGGAAATGGAAGAAAGGACAATAACTATAGATATTCCTGAAGTTCTGAAGAAGCAGCTTGAGGATGACTGTTACTACATTAACAGGAGGAAACGGTTAGTGAAATTGCCTTGCCAGACCAACATCATAACTATTTTGGAATCCTACGTGAAGCATTTTGCTATCAGTGCAGACTTTTCAGCCAACAAAAGGCCTCGTCACCATCACACCATGCCACACACCAACATTAATGTACACTATATCCCAGCAGAGAAGAATGTTGACCTCTGTAAGGAGATGGTTGATGGATTAAGAATAACCTTTGATTACAGTCTCCCATTGGTTTTGCTCTATCCATATGAACAAGCTCAGTATAGGAAGGTGACTACGTCTAAATTTTTCCTTCCAGTTAAGGAAAGTGCCATAAACACTACCAGGAACCAGGAGGAGCTGCCTCCAAGCCCACCTTTGATGAATCCACCCACTCCGCAGTCTACAGAGAGTCAGCCTACCACAGGCAAGCCAGCCACACCCAAAAGGTGCAAAGCTGAGCCGGAAGGGTTGCGGTCTCTGAGGCGGTCCACTCGCCACACCTCAAGCAATGACAGGATGTGTGAAAGTAGCGCATCGCTTCAGTCCAGGCGTGGATACACAGACTTGTTTGCCACCATGCTGCCCAAGCTGCTTCTGCAACTGGAAAAGATGACACCTGTACCTAGCAGATCATTGTCACCTATTCTTCTGACTCCTGACAAGGAAGGGAGTGCTGTGTTTGCTGGCTCTGAAGGGAGAagatataatgaaataaatgagGTCCTTTCCTGGAAACTCATGCCTGACAATTACCCCCCAAGTGACCAGCCTCCTCCACCTTCCTATATTTATGGGTCACAGCATCTGCTGCGCTTGTTTGTCAAACTTCCAGAAATCCTTAGAAAGATGTCCTTTTCTGGGAAGAATCTGAAGGCTTTACTGAAGCACTTTGATCTTTTCCTGAGGTTTTTAGCAGAATACCATGACGACTTATTCCCAGAATCTGCTTATGTCGTTGCCTGTGAGGCGCActacaacaccaagaatcccaggGCAATTTATTAA